ATGGTTTATTTTAATTGTCGTGCAACAATCTAAATAAACCATTGAAATCAAAAATATTGTTTTTATGTATTTTTTGACAATATTTCTACTTGGTTTTATGAAACCCAAGATCTGCAATATTTTCATTGCCTGGAATAAAAGAAATTTTTCCACCTTGTTCTTCAAATTTTTTCCTTAGTTCGACTGTCTTTTTGATTAAATTAATAGTAATTTGTGGCAATTTTTTGCTATTATAGATTCCTTTTGACCAATAGTCAATTATTAATTTGCTGTCACCAAATATATTTGTTATATTTTCTTTTAAAGCTATTTTGAAAGCTGTATATAGGGCAAGTAGTTCTCCAAAATTATTGCTAATCCCTTGAAAATTTTTGATATAATAATTCCCATATTCATTAATCAAGGATTTATCTAAGATTTTATCCAATATTGAAATTCTTTTTTCGTTTACAACTCTAATTTCTACGCCCTTTCCTCTTCCTGTTCCAGAATCAAAATATATTCCTGGATGATGATGAATTTTGTTTTCATTATTAAATAGCCAATTTTGAGCTTGTTCTATTGTTTTGAAACTTTTTATTTTGTTGTTTTTTCCTTTAATAGTGGTTTTGCATTCTTCCCAGGATTTGAAAATAATTTTTTCATTACTATTAATCAAAATACAGGCATAATATTTGTTCATGTAGTATTAACTTCCTGAGCACCAAAGATTTGTTATATTGCAAGCTTTACCAAAAATGCTTTCTTTCGATTTTTTTAATTCTATTGCATCTACTATTTCTTTATTGTAACCAATGAATTTTTCTTTTAAGGTGGGTTTAATAAGCCTTTTTGGAAGCGCGCTTGGAAGTATTCCCGCAATCGTATAAGACATGTAAAAATTGTAAGCTGCTGCATTTATTTCTCCAGGAGTAATTATTCCCGAAATTTCGTAATTTCTTGATACATTAAGTCCCGCTATTTTATATATTCTATCAACCACTAAAGAACAATAGGTTTTGTTGTGGATTTCTTCAAGATCAAATGAATCTGTCCATAAATTAGAAGATATTAATGGAACCATATATGCAAAGTTATTGTCAATGTATCTGCTTCTTCCGAAATTAATAGCTTTTTGAATTGTCCTTTTGTCTGTTATTGGTGAGAATACTTTTAGTATTCTTGATTGTACATATGTTGAAAGTTTTTCGTATCCTGACCCTTGAGTGGATGCTGTATCGAATTTGATTTGATTACTTGTAATTATTGATTTTATGTCAAAACTATCATTTCCATCGAATGCAATTTTTTTAGTGGCTTCATATTTTTCTTCATCAAATATCCCTACATGTTGCCAAAAATAAAAAAACTCTGTCCAATCTATTTTTGGTTTTATTAGTATTATGTCACCATTTGATAAAATGGATCGTAAATTTTTAGGAGTTATTTCAATGCCTGTATTTGGGTCTATTATTTTGGGTATTATATCGTAGTTGTTGTTATTATTGGAGTCGGCAGTTGATCTTTTTCGTCTTCTAGTGGGTGGTGATTGTTTTGAATAATACAGTTCATTGTGGAGGTCTGAAATTTTTTGTTTTTCAATTATTGTTTGTATTTTGCTATTTTCAACTTTTAAAAAGTGCATAAATTGTTCAAAATATTTTTTATCTTTTATTTTTAATAATTGATTTGCTATTATGTGCGGTGCAACATATTCTTTTCCATCTATTATTTCTTTTGTTATTGAGTTTATACTTTCTTTAGGAAAGAATGAATCGATATGACTTAATTGTATATATCCCAAATTTTTATCATGAAATGTTTGCTCAATTAAGTTTAATATTTCTTTTTCTAGATGCATTTGCAATTCTATTAATTCTGATAAATTTTCATTATCCGAGTTTGCGTGATTAAAATTTGGTTTTTTTTCAAAAGCAGTATCAATTTTAATTGTTAAATTTCCATTGACACTGCTTTGATCTAGGAATTTTATCCATTCTGTTTCATTATTTAGATAGTTTTTATAAGCATTTAGATAGTTTTTTATTTCTTCAAGTTTTTGTGGGCTTATTTTGATTTTTACTGCTGTTTGTTTTATTAAAGGGGGATTATCATCATTGTTTAAAATTTCTTGGATACTGGATATTGGTATTCGATATTCTACATTAGAAGGATTTTTTATTAAAGAGCTTTCCAGTGGTGTTTTTTGTGTTAACATGATTTCTGATGTGCTTAGATTTTTTGACTTGTTATCTGTAATTAAGGCACAAGAGAGTAGTAAAATGTGTGTAGTTGATATTAATGATAATTTATGAATTTTCTTCATGAGTAGTATTTTAGCATAATTTTTTATCAATGTTTTTGATTTAAAGTTTTATTTAGTTAAAATTTCTTTTTTGTTTTTGCAAATTTTTTACATCCGCGTTATTTTTTTAATTTTTTTAAAAAATAGTTGATGTTTCT
This genomic interval from Borreliella andersonii contains the following:
- a CDS encoding ribonuclease H family protein yields the protein MNKYYACILINSNEKIIFKSWEECKTTIKGKNNKIKSFKTIEQAQNWLFNNENKIHHHPGIYFDSGTGRGKGVEIRVVNEKRISILDKILDKSLINEYGNYYIKNFQGISNNFGELLALYTAFKIALKENITNIFGDSKLIIDYWSKGIYNSKKLPQITINLIKKTVELRKKFEEQGGKISFIPGNENIADLGFHKTK